In Spirobacillus cienkowskii, a genomic segment contains:
- a CDS encoding NUDIX hydrolase has product MLDYEQYGNRKFILSSLYNYETQIVNGLFKNYEFENLNNIKEFDSFIKKNPNCFDRTCLKGHLTGSAFIINSKINKVLFTYHAKLKKWLQLGGHCDGDFLVHNVAIKEAKEESGLENFYYLDLFNFPKFYSDATLNKIHPIPFDIDIHFIPARKNEPSHFHYDVCYLLTADEQSHVTISDESIDLKWISFSEIHYYTKEVSISRQLQKIKTLINF; this is encoded by the coding sequence ATGTTAGATTATGAACAATATGGAAATAGAAAATTTATTTTATCTTCGCTTTATAATTATGAAACTCAGATTGTAAATGGATTATTTAAAAATTATGAATTTGAAAATTTAAATAATATTAAAGAGTTTGATAGTTTTATAAAAAAGAATCCTAATTGTTTTGATAGAACATGTTTAAAAGGCCATCTAACAGGATCAGCTTTTATTATTAATTCAAAAATAAATAAAGTTTTGTTTACTTATCATGCAAAACTAAAAAAGTGGTTGCAATTGGGAGGGCATTGTGATGGAGATTTTTTGGTTCATAATGTCGCAATTAAAGAAGCAAAAGAAGAATCGGGTTTAGAAAATTTTTATTACTTAGATTTATTTAATTTTCCAAAATTTTATTCTGATGCAACATTAAATAAAATACACCCTATCCCTTTTGATATTGATATTCATTTTATACCAGCTAGAAAAAATGAGCCTAGTCATTTTCATTATGATGTCTGCTATCTTTTGACAGCTGATGAACAGAGTCATGTTACAATAAGTGACGAATCAATTGACTTAAAGTGGATCTCATTTTCTGAAATACATTATTATACAAAAGAAGTAAGTATTTCTAGGCAATTACAAAAAATTAAAACATTAATTAATTTTTAA
- a CDS encoding Cof-type HAD-IIB family hydrolase encodes MKAVALDLDGTLLNSKNLVSDYSKRILNDISKIGIKVVLASARPVRSVLQIAKDIGGMEDQFIIASNGALIANFSGEILYKKSIPKNIIADTWETISHYTKSNPKEEVTVHIYSEFKWLIPFYTESAQTEIKTIGFSPDIVGKEAFNIESAEKIMIVAKPDCIQNIIKFIKDSKIKLNAVLSKPDYLEINAENVTKYSGVFEYAKLKNISVDNIMAFGDGDNDELMLKNCGFGIAMSNASERAKMAAKHVTLSNDEDGVARFLENHFLKK; translated from the coding sequence ATGAAAGCTGTTGCTCTGGATTTAGATGGTACGTTATTAAATAGTAAAAATTTAGTATCTGATTATTCTAAAAGAATTTTAAATGATATTTCTAAAATAGGAATTAAAGTTGTGCTAGCGAGTGCTAGACCTGTTCGATCTGTATTACAAATAGCAAAAGATATTGGTGGCATGGAAGACCAGTTTATAATAGCCTCCAATGGAGCATTGATTGCAAATTTTTCTGGGGAAATTTTATATAAAAAATCAATTCCTAAAAATATTATTGCTGATACCTGGGAAACAATTAGTCATTATACAAAATCTAATCCTAAAGAAGAAGTTACGGTTCATATTTATTCTGAATTTAAATGGCTAATTCCTTTTTATACTGAGAGTGCACAAACTGAAATTAAAACTATAGGTTTTTCTCCAGATATTGTAGGAAAAGAAGCCTTTAATATTGAAAGTGCAGAAAAAATTATGATTGTCGCAAAACCAGATTGTATTCAAAATATTATAAAATTTATAAAAGATAGTAAAATTAAATTAAATGCTGTTCTTTCAAAACCAGATTATCTTGAAATAAATGCAGAAAATGTAACTAAGTATTCTGGTGTTTTTGAATATGCCAAATTAAAAAATATCTCTGTAGATAATATTATGGCATTTGGCGATGGAGACAATGACGAGCTCATGCTAAAAAATTGTGGTTTTGGTATTGCTATGTCAAATGCTTCTGAGCGTGCAAAAATGGCTGCTAAACATGTTACTTTAAGTAATGATGAAGATGGTGTCGCAAGATTTTTAGAAAACCATTTTTTAAAAAAATAA
- the leuS gene encoding leucine--tRNA ligase: MSYQHKQIEPHWQKCWKNSSLFKTIDHSSKPKYYALDMFPYPSSSGLHVGHPMGYTATDIVARFYRMKGYNVLHPMGWDAFGLPAEQHAIDTGEHPSKVTYNSIENFKKQLQSLGFSYDWEREIATCDPKYYHWTQWIFSLLYKKGLAYEAEVFVNWCPALKTVLANEEVVEGKSERGGHPVYRVPMKQWMLKITSYADRLLDDLHKLDWPESTKEIQRNWIKKSTGAKIKFAVQHFNEEKIEVFTTRPDTLFGATYLVLAPEHPLVLKITSAEQLSAVKDYQKVTSQKSDLDRTELNKEKSGIFTGAFAVHPLTGNPIQIWISDYVLTGYGTGAIMAVPAHDQRDHEFAKKFNLNIIQVISSPNRNIDINNQAYTDDGTIINSQFLNGLDVEQGKEKMIEYLAQNNLGEKNTTYKLRDWVFSRQRYWGEPIPILKDSSGNVVRSLEEHELPLTLPEVTSYEPTGDGQSPLAAITSWVQRKNAQGEIEFVETNTMPGSAASSWYFLRFIDPFNSNCIADYEKLKYWMPVDLYIGGQEHAVGHLLYARFWTKVLYDAGICPVDEPFQKLVHQGMICKDGAKMSKSKGNGINPDDVVEQYGADALRVYEMFMGPLTQTKEWDDSNLAGVHRFLSRITRFFLSDDGKSQLNNEPASQQDLKILHKTIKKVTEDIENLSFNTSVAQMMIFLNSIAETQCKNKEVLGQFLKILSPFAPHLAEELWYKCIVEEKISPESKDYPFVSTSEWPSFNPELTQDNEIKIGVQVNGKHRGEICLAVNASQEEAVATAMQNANVRSLLEGKPIKKTIYVANRILNFVI, translated from the coding sequence ATGTCTTATCAGCACAAGCAAATTGAACCACATTGGCAAAAATGCTGGAAAAACAGCAGCCTATTTAAAACTATCGATCACTCCTCTAAACCTAAATACTATGCTTTAGACATGTTTCCTTACCCAAGTTCATCGGGGCTTCATGTTGGACACCCTATGGGTTATACAGCCACAGACATCGTTGCTCGTTTTTACCGCATGAAAGGCTACAACGTTCTCCACCCTATGGGCTGGGATGCGTTTGGACTTCCCGCAGAACAACATGCAATTGATACTGGTGAACACCCATCAAAGGTAACTTACAACTCAATTGAAAACTTTAAAAAACAATTACAAAGCCTTGGTTTTTCTTACGATTGGGAAAGAGAAATTGCCACCTGTGATCCAAAATATTATCATTGGACTCAATGGATATTTTCTTTGCTTTATAAAAAAGGTTTGGCGTACGAGGCAGAAGTCTTTGTAAATTGGTGCCCAGCGCTTAAAACTGTGCTTGCCAACGAAGAAGTTGTTGAAGGCAAAAGCGAAAGAGGGGGGCATCCTGTTTATCGCGTCCCCATGAAACAATGGATGCTAAAAATCACATCATACGCAGATCGTTTGCTCGATGATTTACATAAACTTGATTGGCCTGAGTCCACCAAAGAAATTCAGCGCAATTGGATCAAAAAATCGACGGGTGCAAAAATTAAATTTGCCGTTCAACATTTTAATGAAGAAAAAATTGAAGTCTTTACAACCCGCCCAGACACATTGTTTGGCGCAACCTATTTGGTTTTAGCGCCAGAGCATCCACTTGTTCTTAAAATCACTAGCGCAGAGCAACTTTCAGCAGTAAAAGATTATCAAAAAGTTACTTCGCAAAAAAGCGACCTCGATCGCACAGAGCTGAATAAAGAAAAATCAGGTATTTTTACTGGTGCTTTTGCAGTGCATCCTTTAACAGGAAATCCTATACAAATTTGGATTAGCGACTATGTTTTAACAGGCTATGGAACAGGCGCAATTATGGCTGTTCCTGCGCATGATCAAAGAGACCATGAATTTGCTAAAAAATTTAATTTAAATATCATTCAAGTTATCTCTTCGCCTAACAGGAATATTGATATCAATAATCAAGCATATACTGATGATGGCACAATTATAAATTCGCAATTTTTAAACGGTCTTGACGTTGAGCAAGGCAAAGAAAAAATGATAGAATATCTTGCTCAAAATAATCTTGGTGAAAAAAATACCACATATAAACTTAGAGATTGGGTTTTTAGTCGTCAAAGATATTGGGGCGAGCCAATTCCTATTTTAAAAGATTCTTCTGGAAATGTAGTGAGAAGTCTAGAGGAGCATGAGTTACCTTTAACCCTGCCAGAAGTTACAAGCTACGAACCGACAGGAGATGGCCAAAGCCCACTCGCAGCAATTACAAGTTGGGTGCAAAGAAAAAATGCGCAGGGCGAAATAGAATTTGTCGAAACAAATACCATGCCCGGTTCAGCGGCGAGCAGTTGGTATTTTTTACGTTTTATTGATCCGTTTAACTCAAACTGCATTGCAGATTATGAAAAACTCAAATACTGGATGCCAGTAGATCTTTACATTGGCGGACAAGAACACGCCGTTGGTCACTTATTATATGCGCGCTTTTGGACAAAAGTTTTATATGATGCAGGCATATGTCCAGTTGATGAACCATTTCAAAAACTTGTACACCAAGGCATGATTTGCAAAGATGGCGCAAAAATGTCTAAATCTAAAGGCAACGGAATTAACCCTGACGATGTTGTAGAACAATATGGAGCCGATGCATTGCGTGTTTACGAAATGTTTATGGGGCCTTTAACCCAAACCAAAGAATGGGATGACAGCAATCTTGCAGGAGTGCATCGCTTTTTAAGCAGAATTACGCGTTTCTTTCTTTCTGATGATGGCAAGAGTCAACTTAATAACGAACCTGCTTCACAACAAGATTTAAAAATTCTTCATAAAACTATTAAAAAAGTAACAGAAGACATAGAAAACCTAAGTTTCAATACTTCGGTTGCACAGATGATGATATTTTTAAACTCAATTGCAGAAACACAATGTAAAAATAAAGAAGTACTGGGTCAGTTTTTAAAAATTTTATCACCCTTTGCACCTCACCTTGCAGAAGAACTTTGGTACAAATGCATTGTTGAAGAAAAAATATCTCCAGAAAGCAAGGATTATCCTTTTGTATCCACAAGTGAGTGGCCTAGCTTTAATCCTGAGCTTACTCAAGATAACGAAATCAAAATTGGTGTGCAGGTAAATGGCAAACACAGAGGAGAAATTTGTTTAGCCGTTAACGCTTCTCAAGAAGAAGCTGTTGCAACTGCAATGCAAAATGCTAATGTGCGTTCTTTACTCGAAGGCAAACCTATTAAAAAAACCATTTATGTTGCTAATAGAATATTAAATTTTGTAATTTAA
- a CDS encoding DUF1003 domain-containing protein encodes MRLTKEKIDSFRKIRDKSGSRFYEFSTSWWGLCFFISLIGGCVLWNAFMPLNALVFDPYPFNGLRTVLALLGAIQAPILLLYSRKSTEYRKSILEQDFELEKKIYKKIENLEKQLKENNDVYLQELKKISKFTRSLKHKRKTHKESIKNVLPTVESNKEFLTTNTKNREQLNLRQNENNENITA; translated from the coding sequence ATGAGACTCACAAAAGAAAAAATAGATTCATTTCGAAAAATTAGAGATAAATCTGGATCTCGTTTTTATGAATTTTCCACTTCGTGGTGGGGTCTTTGTTTTTTTATTTCATTAATTGGAGGTTGTGTTCTGTGGAATGCATTTATGCCACTTAACGCTCTAGTGTTTGATCCCTACCCTTTTAATGGATTGAGAACTGTGTTGGCATTGTTAGGAGCCATTCAAGCCCCTATTTTGCTTTTATATAGCAGAAAATCTACAGAATATAGAAAAAGTATTCTTGAACAAGACTTTGAATTGGAAAAGAAAATTTATAAAAAAATTGAAAATCTAGAAAAACAATTAAAAGAAAATAATGATGTGTATTTGCAAGAACTAAAAAAAATTAGCAAATTTACTAGAAGCCTAAAACACAAAAGAAAAACACATAAAGAAAGTATTAAAAATGTGTTGCCAACGGTAGAAAGTAATAAAGAATTTTTAACAACAAATACAAAAAATAGAGAGCAACTTAATTTAAGACAAAATGAAAATAACGAAAATATAACTGCTTAA
- a CDS encoding EI24 domain-containing protein, with the protein MLNSPLHQIILGFKSPLHSLKFFRRNKAMLILGVTPHFVNMIIYFWILRNIVIGKWLVPLFNSLAVKWDGTFLAPMFQPFLIEIVMWFLGIIFYSIFGTSFVNAVASPIYDIIAQNCFEKTALKKIPKQTLMDFIDSILSEITKAIIVFCIFIITFFVHIFAPIVILAGAWYLGWNHIDRTLLLLNLPLKKRISFGINNFWTCVGLGIWSYIPIIGTVFSFSMAAAGAIIVANISTSSNPVE; encoded by the coding sequence ATGTTAAACTCACCGTTGCATCAAATAATTTTAGGGTTCAAATCCCCACTGCATTCTCTCAAATTTTTCCGGCGTAATAAAGCTATGTTGATTTTAGGCGTTACGCCCCACTTTGTAAACATGATTATTTATTTTTGGATCCTACGAAATATCGTTATCGGAAAATGGCTCGTCCCCTTATTTAACTCTCTTGCCGTAAAATGGGATGGAACTTTTTTAGCACCAATGTTTCAACCTTTCTTAATTGAAATTGTCATGTGGTTTTTAGGAATCATTTTTTATAGTATCTTTGGCACAAGCTTTGTGAATGCTGTTGCGAGTCCAATATACGATATTATAGCACAAAATTGCTTTGAAAAAACAGCCTTAAAAAAAATACCAAAACAAACTCTTATGGATTTTATTGATAGTATACTTTCAGAAATAACTAAGGCAATTATAGTTTTTTGTATTTTTATTATTACTTTTTTTGTGCATATTTTTGCCCCAATTGTGATTTTAGCAGGAGCATGGTATCTCGGCTGGAACCACATTGATAGAACGCTTCTTCTTTTAAACTTACCTCTTAAAAAAAGAATATCTTTTGGAATCAATAATTTTTGGACTTGTGTTGGTCTTGGCATCTGGAGCTATATTCCAATAATAGGTACAGTCTTTTCTTTTTCGATGGCTGCAGCAGGCGCAATTATTGTTGCAAATATTTCGACTTCGTCAAACCCAGTTGAGTAA
- a CDS encoding DNA translocase FtsK, translating into MASSTELQNKAPLSDTFQKNEPDDLEYVKEYVHVILLAIVFCVFVSVITYNPADPSSFNISSVASQNHAQVTNTFGLFGASVADWGFQIFGLGSIVFTMVFIIQLLNTFKRPKQKSRFALRLFGYPQLIICYLGLLSLVTTEFHFRGIYIYTGGVIGHSIAQFFVSFVGKTGAFISLSFGMIASLTLALGIRPITSGAYLLSLIPFKFAKKMAGAISDQGIEKEIAQHNAESALKKTHDLTSHKISQKKDQNIFEESENFVASILGEKKILNLNNNINQTESYVSQTDFDKLLSCLEYHKNLNSKKNMELEQLKLKEEAKLIEEKFATFGVKGFVTRSLNGPVINLHEFEPASGVKVNKVLSLQDDLSLALKAQSVLIGLQPGKSSLGIELPAHNRETVSLREIMESEVFLGKNMSLPVALGKNIEGSPLISDLAAMPHLLVAGATGAGKSVCINAMLISLMVSKTPRQLRLLLVDPKMLELSVYDGIGHLLMPVVTEPDKAAGALKWAIEEMERRYRLMKNYQVRNIMAFNNAILNGEFQQTDQNLQKVDILPHIVVVVDELSDLMMTSPKDVEDSIQRLAQKARAAGIHLILATQRPSVDVLTGVIKANLPCRLSFQVASRHDSRTVIETIGAERLLGKGDMLFLQPGVNKVIRAQCAFVTDKEIAATVKELKTLYPQTYETHIIQEIERASLDLRQKNDKSTESITLSLSNDNETIDENTLYDRAVEFAKEIGNVSTSSIQREFRIGYNRAARLMDRMILEGIVGQAESSGKPRPVLKRF; encoded by the coding sequence ATGGCATCATCCACAGAATTACAAAATAAAGCACCTTTAAGTGACACATTTCAAAAAAATGAGCCAGATGATTTAGAGTATGTTAAAGAATATGTTCATGTAATACTTCTAGCAATAGTGTTTTGTGTTTTTGTGTCGGTGATTACATATAATCCAGCAGATCCAAGCTCATTTAATATTAGTTCTGTAGCATCTCAAAATCACGCTCAAGTAACTAATACTTTTGGTTTATTTGGAGCGTCTGTTGCGGATTGGGGTTTTCAAATTTTTGGTTTAGGTTCAATTGTTTTTACAATGGTGTTTATTATTCAATTATTAAATACATTTAAAAGACCAAAACAAAAAAGTCGCTTCGCACTTCGTCTTTTTGGGTATCCTCAGTTGATTATTTGTTATTTAGGTTTGCTTTCACTTGTTACCACAGAGTTTCATTTTAGAGGCATTTACATATATACAGGCGGTGTGATTGGTCATTCAATTGCCCAGTTTTTTGTTTCTTTTGTGGGAAAGACAGGGGCATTTATCTCACTTTCTTTTGGGATGATTGCAAGTTTAACGCTTGCTTTAGGAATAAGACCAATTACTTCTGGCGCATATTTATTATCATTAATACCTTTTAAATTTGCTAAAAAAATGGCAGGCGCAATTTCTGATCAAGGCATAGAAAAGGAAATAGCACAGCACAATGCAGAGAGTGCATTAAAAAAAACTCACGATCTGACATCACATAAAATTAGCCAAAAAAAAGATCAAAATATATTTGAAGAATCAGAAAATTTTGTTGCAAGTATCTTGGGCGAAAAAAAAATTTTAAATTTAAATAATAATATAAATCAAACTGAATCTTATGTTAGCCAAACAGATTTTGATAAACTCCTGTCTTGTTTAGAGTATCACAAAAATTTAAATTCTAAGAAAAACATGGAATTAGAACAACTAAAACTTAAAGAGGAAGCTAAATTAATAGAAGAAAAATTTGCAACTTTTGGCGTTAAAGGATTTGTAACAAGAAGTTTAAATGGCCCGGTTATCAATTTGCATGAATTTGAACCGGCATCAGGGGTAAAAGTAAATAAAGTTCTTTCCTTACAAGATGATCTTTCGCTCGCGCTCAAGGCGCAAAGTGTTTTGATTGGGCTCCAACCTGGTAAAAGTTCTTTAGGCATTGAGCTTCCTGCGCACAATCGAGAAACAGTCTCGTTACGAGAAATTATGGAATCAGAAGTTTTTTTAGGTAAAAACATGTCTTTACCTGTTGCATTAGGAAAAAATATAGAAGGATCTCCGCTCATTTCTGATTTGGCGGCAATGCCTCATTTGCTTGTTGCTGGTGCGACAGGAGCGGGTAAGAGTGTTTGTATTAATGCAATGTTGATAAGTTTAATGGTCAGTAAAACGCCAAGGCAGCTTCGTTTATTGCTTGTTGACCCTAAAATGCTTGAATTATCGGTATACGATGGAATAGGCCACCTTCTCATGCCTGTTGTCACCGAGCCAGATAAGGCGGCAGGAGCATTAAAATGGGCGATTGAGGAAATGGAACGCAGATATCGATTGATGAAAAATTACCAGGTGAGAAATATTATGGCGTTTAATAATGCCATTTTAAATGGTGAATTTCAGCAAACTGATCAGAACTTACAAAAGGTCGATATTTTACCACATATTGTTGTTGTTGTAGACGAATTGAGCGATCTGATGATGACTTCACCAAAAGATGTAGAAGATAGTATTCAACGGCTTGCACAAAAAGCGAGAGCGGCTGGGATTCATCTTATTCTTGCAACCCAACGCCCAAGTGTTGATGTTTTAACTGGAGTGATTAAAGCAAATTTGCCTTGTCGCTTAAGTTTTCAGGTTGCTTCTCGCCATGATAGCCGTACTGTCATAGAAACCATAGGAGCTGAACGACTTTTAGGTAAAGGTGACATGTTATTTTTACAGCCTGGAGTTAATAAAGTGATCCGTGCGCAATGCGCTTTTGTGACAGACAAAGAAATTGCAGCAACAGTAAAAGAGCTAAAAACCCTTTATCCTCAAACGTATGAAACTCATATAATTCAAGAAATTGAACGAGCATCTTTGGATCTTAGACAAAAAAATGACAAATCTACTGAAAGTATTACACTTTCATTATCTAATGATAATGAGACGATCGATGAAAACACACTTTATGATAGAGCTGTAGAGTTTGCTAAAGAAATTGGAAACGTGAGCACATCAAGTATTCAGAGAGAGTTCCGAATAGGTTACAATAGAGCCGCTCGTCTTATGGATAGAATGATTTTGGAAGGAATTGTTGGGCAGGCAGAATCTTCTGGTAAACCGAGACCTGTTTTAAAACGATTTTAA
- a CDS encoding helix-turn-helix transcriptional regulator, with protein sequence MKLTQEAYQNDKNALGVTYETAALVGSRLRHARELKKLSPSQVSARVKIRDRYIDAIEIGDWDVLPPGLNGRGLIRLYARELGVSIPEFEAFHHLQTIMVEKQSESLMEASSKKSKYHPAAEESAEVIRSISRKEYQKNAQSEHPEYHSSTSDEPSFAQARNTKIYSKPLYSQNNVTNASSPIVTPNIYEVLGLEVEEKATATKLNVEAKTKETVAAKRTLPTAEPIKKFTYPQESIEDVEKNVVNKTEIIEPKIQFKKDLNVSLNKNNHSEVMREKKKLKIDLNPLQIIGVMGFMMIFIFVSLFLFSRNSGQIKVTNLTAKQIETNIGESESLTNSQISEYNSKDKKSAGSTEKLKDTASQTKTTTLSPSQKLSNTLEVERIAKLNISSKVTITVEADGKQVYSGTRDSGVLDVPFKDKAEIVISDASKVSLVYEGINHGSLGYPGRKRKIILNAKPYVD encoded by the coding sequence ATGAAATTGACCCAAGAAGCATACCAGAACGATAAAAATGCACTTGGCGTTACTTATGAAACGGCCGCTCTCGTTGGTAGCCGTTTGCGTCACGCTCGTGAACTCAAAAAATTATCACCCTCTCAGGTCTCTGCTCGTGTTAAAATTAGAGATCGTTATATTGATGCAATTGAAATTGGAGATTGGGATGTTTTGCCACCTGGCTTAAATGGGCGTGGCTTAATTCGGTTGTATGCGAGGGAACTTGGAGTTTCTATTCCTGAGTTTGAAGCGTTTCATCATTTGCAAACAATAATGGTTGAAAAACAATCAGAAAGTTTAATGGAAGCGTCATCAAAAAAATCTAAATATCACCCAGCAGCAGAAGAGTCTGCAGAAGTGATTCGTTCTATTTCTAGAAAAGAATATCAAAAAAATGCTCAATCTGAACACCCAGAGTATCATTCATCCACAAGCGATGAACCAAGTTTTGCTCAGGCTCGTAATACAAAAATTTACTCAAAACCCCTATATTCACAAAATAACGTGACAAACGCATCAAGTCCTATTGTAACTCCAAATATTTATGAAGTATTGGGCTTAGAAGTTGAAGAAAAAGCTACTGCTACTAAGTTAAATGTAGAAGCTAAAACTAAAGAAACAGTTGCGGCAAAAAGAACATTACCCACTGCAGAGCCAATTAAAAAATTTACTTATCCACAGGAATCAATAGAAGATGTTGAAAAAAATGTTGTAAATAAAACAGAAATTATAGAGCCAAAGATTCAATTTAAAAAAGATTTAAATGTGAGTTTAAATAAAAATAATCATTCTGAAGTTATGAGAGAAAAGAAAAAACTTAAAATTGACTTGAACCCACTTCAAATTATTGGAGTCATGGGATTCATGATGATTTTTATTTTTGTAAGTTTATTTTTATTTTCAAGAAATTCTGGTCAAATTAAAGTTACTAATTTGACCGCTAAACAGATAGAAACAAATATTGGAGAGTCAGAATCTCTGACAAATTCACAAATTAGCGAATACAATTCAAAAGATAAAAAATCTGCAGGAAGCACTGAAAAATTAAAAGACACTGCTTCTCAAACAAAAACAACAACACTATCTCCCTCTCAAAAACTCTCAAATACTTTAGAGGTAGAAAGAATCGCGAAATTAAATATTTCTTCTAAAGTTACAATTACGGTTGAGGCTGATGGCAAGCAGGTTTACTCAGGCACTCGGGATTCTGGAGTATTAGATGTTCCTTTTAAAGATAAAGCAGAAATCGTAATTTCTGATGCTTCGAAGGTTAGTTTAGTTTATGAAGGCATTAATCATGGGTCTTTGGGGTATCCTGGTAGAAAAAGAAAAATAATCCTTAATGCTAAGCCATATGTTGATTAA
- the ligA gene encoding NAD-dependent DNA ligase LigA, which yields MSLSTENKNKIEHIASELLYHKKLYYSGKSVISDAVYDALENDLRMLSPNHPVLSLVGYKFEHTGKKISRKTAMLSLAKTYSIEELYEFLGKNSCVVMDKIDGMALSVEYNSNGSFLRASTRGNGILGEDVSEHVYHIKNIPKKLNIDAAFDKFKFEIRGEVYFPLNEFKNFAERFDSFRNAVPGTLGRKEVDEAVDVLRVLNFCVYDFLIYDNDGELVKASDLKKILNISPIYLEKMYLLKKLGFTDNFDHMQEFLLPKDSTELGIYIDNWYLKQRNYSIDGLVFRINDEVIWENLGNTSHHPRGSLAFKKAGETAETEILDIEENVGRSGKITFRAKLKTVDLSGAKISYATLHNAEFIEHGKYSVGAKVEIIRSGEVIPAIVRLIEPSDKPFQLPTKCKCGFPLTRQGPDLMCLEKRSCNFKDQESLVYFVSSLDITGVSDKIVLKIREAGLVQEPADFFKLTVEDLLQIEGFAKKSSDNVIAAIKNSKNIPLAKFLTSLGLKRGGAVKCQEVARKCGSLEKVLQISLEELVQEKGWAQKSAEDFIQSLHDKKNIIKNLLKFVTVLDDDSSLKIKSQNQHPYFGKNICITGSLSRPRDEYKKILDNVGAKLVTSVSSKTDFLVCNEVSSSSKYKDALKYNVTIINENEFAEKL from the coding sequence ATGTCTCTAAGTACCGAAAATAAAAATAAAATAGAGCATATTGCTTCTGAGCTTTTATACCACAAAAAACTTTATTATTCAGGTAAAAGTGTGATTAGCGATGCTGTTTACGATGCCTTAGAAAACGATTTGCGAATGCTTTCACCTAACCATCCGGTTTTATCGTTGGTTGGCTATAAATTTGAACATACGGGAAAAAAAATTTCTAGAAAAACTGCAATGTTATCTTTAGCAAAAACTTATAGCATTGAAGAGCTATACGAATTTTTGGGTAAAAATAGTTGTGTGGTTATGGATAAAATTGATGGCATGGCTTTATCTGTTGAATACAATTCAAACGGTAGTTTTTTAAGGGCTTCAACTCGAGGAAACGGTATACTTGGAGAAGATGTGTCTGAGCATGTCTATCACATCAAAAATATACCAAAAAAATTAAACATTGATGCAGCATTTGATAAATTTAAATTTGAAATTCGAGGAGAAGTTTATTTTCCATTAAACGAATTTAAAAACTTTGCAGAACGGTTTGATAGTTTTAGAAATGCTGTTCCTGGAACTTTAGGTCGAAAAGAAGTTGACGAAGCAGTAGATGTTTTGAGAGTGCTAAATTTTTGTGTTTACGATTTTTTAATTTATGACAATGATGGTGAATTGGTTAAAGCAAGTGATTTAAAAAAAATATTAAATATTAGTCCTATTTATTTAGAAAAAATGTACTTGTTAAAAAAACTTGGATTTACAGATAATTTTGATCATATGCAAGAATTCTTGTTACCAAAAGATAGCACTGAATTAGGAATATATATTGATAATTGGTATTTAAAGCAAAGAAATTATTCTATTGATGGACTTGTTTTTAGAATTAATGATGAAGTGATTTGGGAAAATTTAGGCAATACATCTCATCATCCTAGAGGTAGTCTGGCGTTTAAAAAAGCAGGAGAAACAGCAGAAACTGAAATTTTAGATATCGAAGAAAATGTTGGAAGAAGTGGTAAAATTACTTTTCGAGCAAAATTAAAAACAGTGGATCTATCTGGAGCTAAAATTTCTTATGCAACATTGCATAATGCAGAGTTTATTGAGCATGGAAAGTATTCAGTTGGTGCAAAAGTCGAAATTATTAGAAGTGGAGAAGTGATTCCAGCAATTGTAAGACTTATTGAGCCATCAGATAAGCCATTTCAGCTGCCAACAAAATGTAAGTGTGGTTTTCCTTTAACAAGGCAAGGTCCTGATTTGATGTGTTTAGAAAAAAGATCTTGTAATTTTAAAGATCAAGAAAGCCTTGTTTATTTTGTGTCTTCTTTAGATATAACAGGTGTTTCTGATAAAATTGTTTTAAAAATTAGAGAAGCAGGCTTGGTGCAAGAGCCAGCAGATTTTTTTAAATTAACTGTTGAAGATTTATTACAAATTGAGGGTTTTGCAAAAAAATCATCAGATAACGTCATTGCTGCGATAAAAAATTCTAAAAATATACCACTAGCAAAATTTTTAACTTCCTTAGGTTTAAAGCGAGGAGGTGCAGTTAAATGTCAAGAAGTTGCTCGTAAATGTGGAAGTTTAGAAAAGGTGTTACAAATTTCATTAGAAGAACTTGTGCAAGAAAAAGGCTGGGCACAAAAGTCTGCAGAAGATTTTATTCAATCATTGCATGATAAAAAAAATATTATTAAAAATCTTTTAAAATTTGTTACTGTATTAGATGATGACAGCAGTTTAAAAATTAAATCCCAGAATCAGCATCCTTATTTTGGAAAAAATATTTGTATAACCGGAAGTTTATCAAGACCTCGTGATGAGTACAAAAAAATTCTTGATAATGTTGGAGCTAAACTTGTTACTTCGGTAAGTTCAAAAACAGATTTTTTGGTTTGTAATGAAGTCTCTTCTTCGTCAAAATATAAAGATGCATTAAAATATAATGTTACAATAATCAATGAAAATGAATTTGCAGAAAAGTTATGA